Proteins co-encoded in one Fusarium musae strain F31 chromosome 3, whole genome shotgun sequence genomic window:
- a CDS encoding hypothetical protein (BUSCO:EOG09261JR0), which produces MKSASRLFYLSVFALWAAPGSCESSSDECHISPKSIVGDACASYATLDKLNTLTKPAVDDLTHNTDFFSHYRVNLFHKKCPFWNDENGMCGNIGCAVETLDNEEDIPEIWRAHALGKLEGPRAKHPGKKAQRQHPQRPLGGSLGENVGESCVFEYDDECDERDYCVPEDESASSKGDYVSLVRNPERFTGYAGDGAKQVWDAVYRENCFQKSSFPKSADLGQSGWNRGPAAQDFKQILDAAGRQAQLQERRQENPNTPFVANTGFEVDDECLEKRVFYRVMSGMHASISTHLCWNFLNQTTGEWSPNLSCYEHRLHKFPDRIGNVYFNYALMTRAIAKVGPYLQKKDYKFCMGDASEDAATRAKVLEVTEKAASVPQIFDESLMFVNGEGPSLKEDFRNRFRNVSRLMDCVGCDKCRLWGKLQTAGYGTALKILFELDNNSEDVPYLSRTELVALFNTYARISSSLYNIGQFQQMMEEKVFAEKEQEGLEDLNKNDKLNKKFEKEAEENPQMDDAVREFIELRQRGPKDDSTMAHVAFEFAQFKAAIKIIIKGWMRTPKALWRVFTSEVSRLYRVWVGLPVGPRWWSMRLPNLNVPRDEL; this is translated from the exons ATGAAGTCTGCGAGCAGACTATTCTATCTTTCTGTGTTTGCCCTCTGGGCTGCACCCGGTTCTTGCGAGAGCTCTAGTGATGAATGCCAT ATCTCACCCAAGTCAATCGTTGGCGATGCCTGCGCTTCGTATGCGACTCTCGATAAACTCAACACCCTGACCAAACCCGCCGTCGACGACCTCACCCACAACACCGACTTCTTCTCGCACTACCGAGTGAACCTGTTTCACAAGAAATGCCCCTTCTGGAACGACGAGAATGGCATGTGCGGAAACATTGGATGCGCGGTTGAGACGCTGGACAACGAGGAGGATATCCCGGAGATCTGGCGTGCGCACGCTCTCGGTAAACTCGAGGGTCCTCGTGCTAAGCATCCGGGGAAGAAGGCGCAGCGCCAGCATCCTCAGCGACCTCTTGGAGGTAGCCTTGGAGAGAATGTCGGCGAGAGCTGCGTCTTTGAGTACGATGATGAGTGCGACGAGCGAGATTACTGTGTTCCTGAGGACGAGAGCGCGAGCTCAAAGGGTGATTACGTGAGCTTGGTTCGAAACCCGGAGCGATTCACTGGATATGCGGGCGATGGGGCCAAGCAGGTCTGGGACGCCGTTTACCGAGAGAATTGTTTCCAGAAGAGTTCGTTCCCCAAGTCTGCCGATCTCGGCCAGTCTGGATGGAACCGCGGTCCCGCTGCCCAAGATTTCAAGCAGATCCTTGATGCGGCGGGTCGTCAGGCCCAGCTTCAGGAGCGTCGCCAGGAGAACCCCAATACTCCGTTTGTCGCAAACACTGGCTttgaggttgacgatgagTGTCTTGAGAAGCGAGTGTTCTACCGTGTCATGTCCGGTATGCACGCCAGCATCAGCACTCATCTCTGCTGGAACTTCTTGAACCAGACTACTGGCGAGTGGAGCCCTAACCTGTCCTGCTACGAACATCGTCTGCATAAATTCCCTGACCGTATTGGAAATGTTTACTTCAACTATGCGCTCATGACCCGTGCTATCGCCAAGGTTGGACCTTATCTCCAGAAGAAGGATTACAAGTTCTGTATGGGAGATGCTTCTGAGGACGCGGCCACTCGCGCCAAGGTCCTTGAGGTCACCGAAAAGGCTGCCAGTGTCCCTCAAATATTCGACGAGAGCCTGATGTTTGTCAATGGTGAAGGACCATCTCTGAAGGAGGACTTCCGCAACCGTTTCCGCAACGTCAGTCGTCTCATGGACTGCGTTGGCTGCGACAAGTGTCGTCTTTGGGGCAAGCTCCAAACTGCTGGCTACGGCACTGCCCTCAAGATCCTTTTTGAGCTGGATAACAACAGCGAAGACGTTCCATACCTCTCGCGCACTGAGCTGGTCGCTCTCTTCAACACCTACGCTCGCATCAGCAGCTCTCTCTACAACATTGGCCAGTTCCagcagatgatggaggagaaggtctttgcggagaaggagcaggagggtcttgaggatctcaacAAGAACGACAAGCTTAACAAGAAGttcgagaaggaggctgaggagaaccCCCAGATGGACGACGCTGTGCGGGAGTTTATTGAGCTGCGACAGAGGGGTCCCAAGGACGACAGCACGATGGCTCACGTTGCGTTCGAGTTTGCTCAATTCAAGGCTGCTATCAAGATCATTATTAAAGGATGGATGCGCACGCCCAAGGCACT GTGGCGTGTTTTCACATCGGAAGTCTCGCGTCTTTACAGAGTTTGGGTCGGTCTTCCTGTCGGTCCAAGATGGTGGTCGATGCGACTGCCTAACCTTAACGTGCCTCGGGATGAGCTATGA
- the SUC1 gene encoding transcription factor gives MPFDIDTARRNKTPRPLSDSERARVEEFIDSIHYSARYSDSEYEYRHVQLPKAMLKAIPKDYHDTSKGTLKLLWEEEWRALGITQSLGWEHYEVHEPEPHILLFKYVTMAIPKLGSTSDVSRWLT, from the exons ATGCCTTTCGACATCGATACCGCTCGCCGAAATAAGACGCCCCGGCCTCTGTCGGACTCGGAGCGCGCTCGCGTGGAGGAGTTCATCGACTCGATCCACTACTCTGCACGGTACTCTGACAGCGAATATGAATACCGCCATGTTCAGCTCCCCAAAGCCATGCTCAAGGCTATTCCCAAAGACTACCACGATACCTCCAAGGGTACGCTCAAGCTCTTGTGGGAGGAGGAATGGCGAGCTCTTGGCATTACTCAG AGTCTAGGATGGGAACACTACGAAGTCCACGAGCCAGAACCGCACATCCTCCTGTTCAAGTATGTTACCATGGCGATCCCAAAGTTGGGATCTACCTCGGACGTCTCCCGATGGCTAACGTGA
- a CDS encoding hypothetical protein (EggNog:ENOG41) — protein sequence MALVDYSSSESDDESSDRVKRRKGVDGIATHSSRSTDGDARSVSKDADASSMPPLPDTFHDLYASTVRQSVVDDPSLHQGRKRQVPHVVGNWPSHVYIEWHPSTKQHGLLTNLIAGIEKEVSNEIKLHNFLTSDLGSPLPLHISLSRPLSLTTGNKDGFLDKITETLDNSGITPFVVRPQGLAWYRSPDSDRTFLVLRVASGPKSHADNKDGVKPLNPELTSLLTKSNTVATRYGQPPLYQGKANEPVGDAFHISIGWTFHLPADEMTLNTLRLFRQPKFDDIRKWEISVAGIKVKIGNAVHHIGLKETGRGRGSSRRPSFLQS from the exons ATGGCCCTTGTCGATTATTCCTCCTCAGAGTCCGACGACGAGAGCTCCGACCGTGTCAAACGCCGTAAGGGAGTTGACGGCATCGCGACCCACTCCTCCCGGAGTACAGATGGAGATGCTCGCTCCGTGAGCAAAGACGCGGATGCTTCGTCTATGCCTCCGTTGCCCGATACCTTTCATGATTTGTATGCCTCTACTGTTCGACAGAGTGTCGTTGACGATCCGAGTCTGCACCAAGGGAGGAAGCGCCAAGTTCCTCATGTAGTTGGTAACTGGCCCAGTCATGTTTACATCGAAT GGCATCCCTCAACAAAACAGCATGGCTTGTTGACGAACCTCATAGCTGGCATTGAGAAGGAAGTGTCAAATGAGATCAAGCTTCACAACTTCCTGACAAGCGACCTGGGATCACCTCTACCCCTTCATATCAGTCTGTCTCGGCCACTGTCCCTTACCACAGGGAACAAGGATGGGTTCTTGGACAAGATAACAGAAACACTCGACAACAGTGGCATCACTCCCTTTGTTGTTCGACCACAAGGGCTCGCATGGTACAGGTCACCAGATTCGGATCGCACGTTTCTCGTCCTTCGTGTCGCCAGTGGCCCCAAGTCCCATGCCGACAATAAAGATGGAGTCAAACCTCTGAACCCAGAGCTCACTTCACTGTTGACAAAGAGTAACACGGTTGCAACACGTTATGGACAACCTCCACTGTATCAAGGGAAAGCCAATGAGCCAGTGGGAGATGCGTTCCATATATCCATTGGTTGGACCTTTCACCTACcagctgatgagatgacACTCAATACACTGCGATTGTTCAGACAACCCAAGTTTGATGACATTCGGAAATGGGAGATTAGCGTTGCtggcatcaaggtcaagattggAAATGCGGTGCATCATATTGGGCTGAAGGAGACTGGCCGGGGCCGAGGATCTTCCCGGCGACCTTCTTTTCTCCAGTCTTGA